The Pomacea canaliculata isolate SZHN2017 linkage group LG14, ASM307304v1, whole genome shotgun sequence genomic sequence TTGCCGCGATAGTTTATCGaaaatgataaattattaaaaaatgaacaaaaaaataatacacgAAAGAGGATCGACACATTTCTAGTtttctgaacattttattttgttttagaaatacGTTAGCAGATATGTAATACTGACACTAGACAAAATAAGGTCATTCGTAAATCGTggaaaaacagttttcagttatttattgTTGGAACGGTTTTACTCCCGCATATTTTGTCTTTAACAACATTACTTAAAACTAAAACCTAAAACATGACAACTTTGATGAAAGTGATAAACTTTGGAAGGGAAACTTACTGAACATGGAAGAAGATGCAGCATAATATCATTTAATTTGATGCTTGTgcattttttatcattgtttattgataaaaattCCCAATTTCCTTATTTAGACTCAATACCTCTTTACACCTCATGTTTCCAGTATTACATTTAGGGTCCGTAGTATttgcaacatttaaaacaaatattttataactattttttaaatataaaatttatattcgATCATATACTTTATGAAACTGAGGGGTAAGTGTCTTGTTTTGTAGATAAAGTTGAGTTTGATTTATcttgttttgtaattgtttgCATGCCCAAACCTGTTTCTGAGGGGTCTTATAACTAAATTGTAAGGAAAGTCATGTGTTAACTACTTGACCAGTAGTttcataaaagtaaataatctCACTAGACAGTCATTGAACATCACACACTGTTTCATTATAAAACTGATGGTTGCGTTTGACTTGTTTTGACGATAAAGATGATTTTATTGTACACTGTTTTCTCAAAATACTAAAGATCTTACTTCCATGCCTACCCCTGTCCCGGATACTGCTTATCATAAAATTTAATAGATAAGTAGTATGGGATATACAACATAACGAGAGAAAGGTAAAGAGCCATTCATAGATGATGATAAGTAGCTTTTTCTAAACTTCTCAGTCTTGAATTTCGTCCTTCTGCTTAGGTCCACTATGTATACCTCCCTGTTATTTTAACAACACTATCATTAAGCTTCGAAGATTTTCCTCTGTCCTTATTTACATCTCGACACATATGTTATATTGTAATGTCCATGTTTGGTATTATCGCACATTTTTGAATACCTTAACAATCGTTTACCTTCACTAACTTCAAACCGTGCTACATCCTTACAACATCCTGATGCGTTTTACAAAAAACTACTTGAAGAAGTGTAGTCAGGGATGACGGGATAGGATTTAACACGGAATCTTGTCTCTTCTACAGGCTTGTTCATTCTGTGGCAAGTACATTTGTGAAACTGCCTGACTGGAAGTGTGTGATAAGGctaaggatttttattttttgtattacaGCTTCTGAGAATGTGGCGCTGAGAAAGCCGGCTCGTATAATCTCTACTTCATACCTATACGCAACGGCGGACAAGGCCGTAGATGGCAACACCGATGGTGACATTTCTCACTACTCCTGTACCCACACTAATGACAGCTACAACAACTGGTGGAAGGTGGACCTGATGGGCTTCTACAACATCACCAGCGTGCAGCTCTTCACTAGGACTGATTGTTGCCGTGAGTGACTTCCCACCCGTGTTCATAAATGTTTTGACCTTTGCTTAGTTTTCCAACTGGTAACCAAGTGGTCACTCCAGAGGGCGCTACATGTAAGCATGTTGGTTACAATCCACTTGCAGATCTTCCAATCCCATTTTGTTTTGACGGTTTACATATATGCGTGCTAAAGATAGAAACACTCATGTTTAAAGTGTCCTGAACGATGACTGAGATTTGTATCGTTTACTAGAGTGCTGctacatggttttttttttaaaaatagaatgtcatcatcatcatcatcatcaacattatcatcattatcatcatcatcgtcatcattatcctTGGTATTGAAGATAGCTAGTCAAAATCATAATTATATTCTAATAACCTGTGCTCCTAATTAACTTCTTACCAGCTTGGAGATTACAAAACTTCGAAGTGCGTGTATCTGACCTTGACCCGACGACCTTTCCTTCCGTTGAAGGACAGCGGTGCGTCTTCTTCAGTCAACAGGTGGATGTCGCAGGAACTTTGCTCAACTGCACTCGTCCAATCACAGGTCGCTTCGTCAGTTTGTACAAGGCTGCAGACGGTGCTCTCACCATCTGCGAGATTTTTGTCTTCGGGACGAAGCTCGACTTTTCTGGTAAAACTTAGCCTTATAGTACAGACTCTTGTGTTATCACGTGTGCACATTGTAAGTCACGTGATTGCTCGTCTTCAAGTGGCTAATATCGCGGCgagtgtgaatgagtgaatgtgtATCCAAGTACAACACACTTGTACATCAAgtacatgtaataataaataggtATGGGTGTTTCAGATACGTACCAACTAGTGCAGGACAACTCCCGCCTCAATTCTTCCGCTTTGACGTCACTAACTGCGCCCTCGCCAATTGGCTGCGCTTTGAAGTgtaccagtgacgtcacgtgcctCGCTTTCAACGTCATGGCGTCAGGAACAAGCTCACGCGGTGTTGCCTGCGAACTTCTGGGACTTGCAGAGTTTAGCCTGACACTTCAAGCCAACACCGGATGGAGAGCTTACAGGCGCGCGGTGAAGTGACGAAGGGAAGTAATGGAGAAACACAATCGTTAGGATATGGACCCTGACACAAACTTCAGTATTGTAGTGCACTGTCATGAACTTTCTTCctgagattttattttcactgaatGCCATATTGTGTCTGTCTTTTACATGTTTGACgttttaattaatgttagtAGATATATTATCACTGATGATTATCTCTAATTCGCTCTCACTCATGTCTTCTCTataggtcttttttttaataagtccTTTAACATAGGTGTATGCATTCACTGAATGTTTTTACTGTGGTAATGCACTGAGGAAGACTGTTTGACGTATTACTTAATGTTAGTAGATAGATAAGCACTGGTGATGATCTGTAATTTTCTCTCACTCATGTCTTCTCTGGTCTTTTCTTATTACTGCCTTAACATAGGTGTATGCATTCACTGAATGTGTTTACTCTGGGAATGTACTAAAGGAAGATCCAAGAATAAGCAGGTGACAGGGCTACATTCTTGTCGCCTTTCCTCTTTCCTCCTGgacatggactggatcatgaagacttccaccgacagtgagaggagagagatCAGATGgacatgactatgacagcaacaacagcactggggaagacttggactttgctgatgacattgcccgcTGTCCGCCACCAAAGaacatgcagaaaaacaaaggccttctcagaaacagctgaaacttggcttgaaggtcagtgcaaggaaaaacgaaaagtatgaagTGAACGCAGAgtcaagacagcatcaaactaaatgagaagagattgaggaagttgacagtttctcctatcttggtcaaaatgtcaaacaccggggatgcagagGTGGAGATTcaagcccgactggcgaaagccagcaaggccttcgcctcactcaggagcacatggaaggcaacaaacatcagccagaagatcaagctgagaatcttcaagtcaaatgtgatcagcaccctcctttacggatcagaatcatggaagatgaccaaaaccatcagtaacaagtttgacgtcttccaaaacagatgcctcaggcgcatacttaacatcttttggccaaataccatcagcaacgaagaactccaccgaagaactgaaaccgagtccatacacacgcaggttcaacgaaggcgttggcgatggactggacatgtgctccgccagcagacagcagactttccagagtcgccctcgatggactccagacggccgaagaaaacgaggccacccaaaggaaacttggagaagaacagtggaaagggagatgaaaggaaagggctggacatggggtcacctagagcgggtttcagccgatcgacatcggtggcggactctggttgaggccttgtgtgcagcctgatgcacgaagaggaatagatagatagagagaCTAAGTGACAGACTAGCTTAAACACTACTATACCAAAGCCACTTGTTGGTCAACTGAGAACCAGGTGTGCAACAACCTTTAATCCAGCTTCCAGCTTGTAACATGTGGATCATAACGTTCGTGCGTCTGAATCCAGCAGGCACTTGCTGTCATGCATCACTTCGCTTTATTTAATGGTAAATAGTCCTAGCATGGGTAGCGAACCAGCGGGTAAAATCAACACAGGACCTGTCTCCTTGTCAGAAGCTGATCACCCTTTTTCCTCTCTGCCAGCACTACTCTGGTAAACCGAAAACAAATTCAACCTGACCCTCACTTTTTATTGGCACTTGACAGACTTCCCACAGTTTCATCATTGTTATCCAACTGTCTGGCAATACGATCACCTTGTGTCCAACGTTGACAGTCTTTGTGTCAATCTACACTTTTGCACACGAAATTCATGTCATGATTAaggaatgtgcatgtgtgtgtgtgtctgtgtgtgtgtgcgttttaaCTTTTTGAATATTGGCAAAACAGTACTTGCtgattttgatatttgtatttattctttatgtAACTCTTTCTTTTGACCGATATTAGCTGACCTATGTTGTTAATACGAGTTAGTCGTCAATCATGCTATAGATGACAAGCCACAAACCACCTTTAACTGTTAAATGAAGGTAACTTGTTATTTTGTAGCTTAATTATGGAAATACATCGCCTTTGTTTTTTGTCTcgatttcttgtttattttgatcAAAAcgctacaaaataaataaaactagaaactgttattgaaattttgttttactcttttttttaacggaGGAAATCAATAAATACAAGTTATTAATGCAGTCACTAAAAATTAGAAATGGGGAAAACCATTATTAACAAAGTTTGCTTacaaaatgaaagcaagatAGCTTTCCTGCAAGATAAGAGTGAAAATATTGTCCTTCGCTTGCCTCCCTTTACAGATCGCCTCTATGACGTCACTCTCGACGTCACATCTGACTTGATGCGCATGTCACAAACCTGACCGTTGTTTTTCAAACCAGAGATaagacaaagaggaacaaataaaaaaataaggatgCCACTGTAAGCATGTCCTCCATGTCGGGCTTGCTAAATGCAAAGAAACAGCGAAGACTGAATCAGTTTGGCTAAACACTTTTCTCAtcctacagttttttttacctAGGTAGGATAGAAGAATGATGCTTTCTTGTCTTTGTAGAAGATTGCCTTAATTGACTGGTTTATTGGCTGcctttcattgtttttgaagAGAGGATGCCCACACCAGCGGTGATGTTATAAGTGAGAATGCTGTCAACACGGTATTATTTTGTATTCCATCTCTACCACTCAAGAGATGATGTTGAAACTAATGTAAATCAGGTTTGTGTGATCACAGAATGAGAGAATTTCATCCATGACTGAgtcaatgtaaataaaactgcattagCTTGCTATTGGATTAATGAGAGATGGGCTGTGGTTACTTGTTATGGAACTTCCGATACCAAACATTTCTTCAGCGGAATGTTTTATCCCCAATCGGCTTACAACCAAACCATGAACTTTTAATCACTTTTATAAACAGCTGAAAAATCGAAAAGGGACCAACATAAAAGTTCGGCTTTAATAACCTTTTCATACAGCTTTCTGATATCTTTAACACAGAGAGGACTGAATAATTGAATACGTGTTGTGCACCAGACTAGAAAACCTGCGCATACCGTCCACTTCAACTGGCGAACAAGTTCAGTAGttcacccccacacacacacacatgcagggaAAGAGAGGAGATAAAGCTCAGAGCTGAAATAGTGTTTGCTCATTAGGCTCATCATCAACGATAAGGACCGTGCTTCACTGTCAAGACGCCGCTAGTGCCTTTCGTCGTACACTCTCTCCAAcacaccagcgggtcggacaatgtCGAGTTCTTTCTCTCAGATTCGCCTGTAGGGGTCTGCTtgtgtttactaaacaaaaactcaaaagaacaGATCCTAGCTATAAACaaatacagtcactaacacAACGGCTTTTCCTTTGATTAACACACTCAATCTTTTACTCACTAGCGAGGCACATTGTCTGGGCAAAGACTCTCTACTCttcgttcttcctcttctatctgcTCTCTGAAGTCCTTCTCCTTTTGACATTATCGTCGTCATCAGTTTGAGATTACTAACgctaaaaatatatacagaatgACAAAACCTTTTTGACAAACACGTTCTTAAATATATGTAGAGATACCTCGTGAATACCTGAAACTTTTATTAGTGCTTAATATCGAAGAATGATATAACATagtctctctctatgtatatatataaaggaggGCTATACTAAAGACCTACATCaacttttgaaatgaaaatatgaaagtcACATCTAGCTTCAACTTCTCGTCACGAGTTGTCGATCACCTAATGTAATTGTAGTAAAATTACGAGTGACTCGTGAATACATTCGCTCTACTGGAATGAACCGCACGATAGTTTTTgtttaatcaaatatttattaagatttCGTCTCTGCAAAGATTTCATTCAGTGCTGCCTTGAAAGACACACAGTCTGATTCCTTTTTGTAACTTGTAATAGAAACCTGTGACCTCTGTGCCGTCAGACTTAACTGACCAACCGGTTTGTGTAGGGAAGGGTTACGGGGTCAGTCGATGCTTCGTGAGCCGCAGTCGTCGTTAGAGAAACAACATTtgacaccatcaccaccacagtcGTTGTCGGTAAAGCATATCCGTCtgttgaaaacacacacacacacacaaactcttgagcactctctctctctcacacacagacacacaactcTGAGCTGAAGAAGTCGTTTAACAAGTTATCTCACCAAAGCCAGGTAGACCATCATCACGGACAGGTTGAGAGACTTCACTAACACCGAGGGCCGACACATCAGCACAATGACACACCTGGTGGCGAAAcctttcttcacacacctgtGTCTGGACACACATCGCTACACTAAAGTGTTGTTTTGTATGTACCTGTATTTCTTCTCAGCTGTTCTTGGTAAGTATCTCCAACGAGAATTTACTTTAATGTACAGAAAATATTGGGAAAGAATTAATTAAAAGTGTCGACATTATTTTTGCGGATTTTAAAACAACCACAAGTCAGCACTTCCCGTGAGGTGCTATGAGTTTTCTTCACTGTTTAGAAAGGTATTGTCGTTATTTAAAGactagatttttttatttaaaacaactaTTTCATGTGAAgtgctgtatttttctgtgtcaCTATCGATTTCTTTACTTACTAATATTTGGATTTTTATATTGATGTAATGTGTAGATCAACGCATCGAATACAAAGTTTCCTGACGGCTTTCACGTGCTCTGACAAATACATTGACAGTTTAAGTGATTgaagatgaaattttttttataaatatagcTTCTGAGAATGTGGCGCTCAGAAAGCCGGCTCGTCACATCTCTACTTTTAAAATCTACCCATACTCGACGGCTGACAAGGCCGTGGATGGCAACACCGATGGTAACTTTTATCACGGCTCCTGTGCCCACACTGATGACAGCTACAACACCTGGTGGAAGGTGGACCTGATGGGCTTCTACAACATCACCAGCGTGCAGCTCTTCACGAGGACAGACGAGGGCGGTAAGTCACAGCCCTGCCCCTAGTGATAAACCAAATGTCACCTGTGGCTAGTTTACAaagttttacaaagttttaagcGTTAAAACATTAGTTTTCGAACTAATTTAATCTTTTCAGGGTACAGATTACAAAACTTTGAAGTTCGTGTATCTGGCACTGACCCCACGACCTTTCCGTCCGGTGAAGGACAGCAGTGTGTCTACTGTAGAAGTGAAGTGGATCTAACCGGAACTTCGCTCAACTGCACTCGTCCAATCACAGGTCGCTACGTCAGTGTGTTCAAGGCTGCCAACGAAGCTCTCACCATCTGCGAGATTTTTGTCTTCGGGACGAAGGTCGACATTTCCGGTAAAGTTGATTACTGTAGTGTCGAATACAACTTTATTGGCATCAGTGTTCATTTGCGCCATTAAAGGGGGACTCTGTGAGAGCCGAGGGAAAGTTTCAAGAGTCTGGTAAAGACTTCAATTAGCTGACTATCACACTCCTTTAGACCCTTGTGTCTCAGCTCATCAGGTCCAGGAGCTTTACGTTGGttaacatgagagagaattctgatgACATGTCACAGAGTGTGACAGTGACTGCAGACAGTGAACAGCAGACATTATCTACTTTCTCATTGAATTCCCTCACGTCAAATGGTGTGTAGAAAGTTGTGAGCATATTAACAAACGTGAGTGGGTTAGCGcacttgtttcttttgttctctgcCCATCATGGTGTTCAGGCCCCTTCATGCTTCCCTGGCGTTGCCCTCGCTAAGTCGCTCTTCTACATTCTCTCTGTATTCAACCTTAGATAAGCAAATGCCGCATACTGTAATAACGACGGAGGTCTGAATGTTTCAGGAACCTACGAACTAGTGCAGGACAACTCCCGCATCAACTCTtcccttgtgacgtcactaacatCAGCGTCGAGCGTTGGCTGTGGTGTGGAGTGTcttagtgacgtcacgtgtgtggCCTTTAACGTCATGGCGTCAGGACCACGTTCACAGCGCGGCGTCACGTGCGAGCTCGTGGGTGCTACAGAGTGGGTGACAACCATGACACTGGAAGCCAAGACCGGATGGAGAGCTTACAAGCGCGTGGTGGAGGGTTAATGTGACGTCATGGAGAAATATCAACGTTTGAAGTTAGTTAATGAGGAGAACTTTGTTTTTCGACTTGTCATGAATTTGTCTCTGTACTGGATTTGTTTCCCATTTCATATTTAAATCTGTTATCTGTTATTGATGTATGATAGTCTTCTAAACTTTAATATGTACGCGCTAGTGTTTTAAGGTTGGTATAAAATTCTGATTGATAAGTCAACCTCTCCTACCATGttttgataataaaaagaaCGTAGGTGTATCTAACGGAAAAATATTGCTCTACTTGGCGATATTTTTAATAGATAATCATTCATGTGTAGTATCAATTGATCTTAATGTTATAGTTAAGGGAGGCTATCTGTATGTCAAATTAATCATGATCCGGGTTACACCCCTTTATCAATCAAttgaaaagtgtgtgtgaatatatttatttcagtagTCGTAAAACGTATTTCCTCACTCACCACAAGGCACATGAAGAAGGTGTACAGTGTATAGCACTCCTAATGTAACTTTTTCAGCTACTTTGTGTCGCCATTATGACATTTCACTTTTGATTGTGTGAATTACTGTCTTTTGCACTTGAAACACAAAGCTATagggtaaaataaaattaaaaaacattgtAATCGCTGTGCGTGTTATGTTTTCCATGAAGAACCTATTCACTTGTCTTTCGTAGCCCTTTAAACAAGCCTGTATTATGCTTCTGTCTATCCAACTGTAGATTTTTCCATCCTTAAATTTTTTGCAAACCTTCTTTGCTTGTCTGTGatcaacagtaaacatcaaCTAATGCAATCTCATCACTTTGCCGccatcattatcgtcgtcggcAGCTTGAGATTACTAAGTAAGTCAGGCTTTAAGTATATACCGAATGACAAAAACTTTTGACAAACacgtttttaaatatatatatagatacctCGTCAATACCTGATACTTTTATTAGTGCTTAATATCGAAATATGACCATCGAACATGGCATCTCTCGATATATATAAAGCCTATATACTAAAGGCCTACACCAACTTTaaataggaaaaagaaatatataaagtagTCGATCTGGATAAAAAGCTTACTAGTGGAACTATTGTCAGTCGTCTTCGAGGATCCAGTGACAGACTCCAAAGCTCCAATGATAATTTCTGTCTAAATTCTTGGTGTGTAGTGTGGCGTGTTCAACCAGACTAGTTACTACTACCTACTAGGTAAACAAACTTATTGGAAACTATTTACTTTTTGAGTTTGAAAGACAGatagaaaagcaaaacaaaagtaatgttAGTAACATTAGATGGAGTGAGATTGGTACAAAGTCACACCTAGCTTCACCTACTATCCTCTCGTCACGTGTTGTCGATCACCTGTTGTAATTCTAGTCAAAGTAGGAGGGACTCGTGAATACTTTCCCTCTGTTGAAATGAAAAGACGATagcttttttaaatcaaatatttattaagatttCGCCCTCTGCAAAGCTTTCATTCAATTCTGCCTTGAAAGACACAAagtctgatttctttttgtaacatGTCATAGAAACCTGTGACCTGTGTGCCGTCAGACTTAACTGACCAACcgtttggggtttttgttttgttttgtttttgttttttgtttttttttgttttgttttgttttgttttgtttgttgtttttttttttttgcagtgaaaGGGATACGGGGTCAGTTATCGATGCACTGTGAGCCGCAGTCGTCGCTAGAGAAACATTTGACAACATGACCACCACAGTCGTTGTCGGTAATGCAAATCCGTCtcttgtaaacacacacacacaccactcagaGCTGAAGTAGTATTTTAACATCAGCACAATGACACACCTAGTTGTGAAAcctttcttcacacacctgtgtctggaccgtgtgcggacgttttaacgaccggcgtttcgccgcattatgtcagagagagagagagcttacttacttctcaaagaatgaaagtaactactagattacacaataattctttatttcaaacaaattttacacacagacttcacagacagttcactttgattgtcacagattatgcgcaacaacTTTGAGATACATTGAttcaatggcgagagaaatgtgtgagctaacggttcacatgaggagggatagtgagagagagttctctgatacattgatacaatggcgagagaaatgtgtgagctaaggggcgtcacacacttgacttcggctaaaggtccgcgtgaaatgccgaaatgaagtgccccgcgccgaaacgtccggcggcgaaacgtccgactccgaaacgtccggcggcaaaACGTCCGTGTAACGTCTGGACACACATCGCTACACACAAGTTGTGTTGCTTTGTATGTACTTGTATTTCCTCTCAGCTGTTCTTGGTATCTCCAACGAGAATTTACTTTAATGTACAGAAAATATTGGGaaagaattaattaaaagatttgatattgtttttgCGGATTTTAAAACAACTACAAATCAACAACGCCTGTGAGGTACTATGACTTTTTTCACTGTTCATAAAAAGGATTGTTGTTATTTATACaccagattttttaaatttaaaacaaccaCTTCCTGTGAGGTGCTGTATTTTTCTGCCTCGCTAGCGATTTCTTTACTGACtgctattttgatttttatattgatGTAATGTGTAGATCAACACATTGAATACAATTCTTCCTGACGACTTTCACGTAAAGACAtatacagtgtcagtgtaaATGATTACAGGTTAACaactaaagacattttaaattgtttttaaaatgtcatgaaTTTTCTGTTAATACATTTTGTTCAATCTAAAACTTGATACTATGTTCACTCCCCTTCATGCTTCCCTCGTAAagttgcttttctaccttctctCTGTATTCAACCTTAGATATTCAAATGCCGCATACTGTAATAACGACGGAGGTCTGAATGTTTCAGGAACCTACGAACTAGTGCAGGACAACTCATGCCCCAACTCTTctcgtgtgacgtcactaacaacAGAGCTTACAAACGCCTGTTGGAGGGTTAATGTGACGTCATGGACAAACACCAACGTTACTTAACCAAGTTACTTAATGAGGAGAACTTTGTTTTCGTCTTGTCATGAATTCGTCTTTGTacttgatttgtttgttgttgttttttatatttcatatttaaagtTCACTCTTCATGTTTGATGCTTGAATATTATGGGATAGGCAAGTTAATACGACTCCATTTTATGCTTTctcttagaatttttttctgtctttcgaTGTGTTTGTACATGCTTTGATTGACTAACAAAGAtccaagaaaaaacaaaaagtactaCATGAGGTATTAACCTGCAGATTGTACACCCTAACCACTTGTGGCAGATTGAAGAACAATCAATGCAAGGACCTTAAAACCAACTTTTATCTATGACTTACAAACTTGACTAAGCAATAAAATCATAatctctgttcttttttcttccacctGTCTCACCATCCAGACTTCATCCATCGTTCAGTGGTTGATACATTCCTGCTCAACTTTCCCTGAAATGTCAGCTCATGTACTCTTCCCCTGTGCCTCTCTATCactgattttaaataatatttttacccaCACGCATTTACTTTTATGGGATAAGTGCACTCTTCAAGTGTCAcacttcattattttataacatttccacacacacacacacacatactgtggCAATTGCATTATTAAGTGTAGTTAAATTTAAGCTTCTAGAGACTGTGTGTTAAAGAAAGTACTCCTCGAAGCTTAACTTGTATTGTGGATGGACTTGGTAGATAAAGTTAATACTACAGATTCTGACACTCACCAACACATACAGCATTTTAGCATTATATACTCCGTTTTGCTATAGTAAATCATCCTGGATTTACTGAgccacttatatatatatacttaagtGTGAAGGATTTATCTGTCATTGATGTCGGATAGTGTTCTAAACTTTAATATGTCTGTGGTAGTGTTTTAAGGTTGGTATAAAACGGTGATTGATAAGAGATATTTACTAATCAAGAGGAGAGCCATCGTGTATTGAAGGAAAGCTGAAATAAAGAGTTAGTCAATACAATGTtatttcttgaatattttttctttgaaatgagCAGATTTGTTTGATCTCTGAAACATTGTGGTCACAATTCTAATTTAATCTGTTCTGAATAGGCTatagtatattttaataataatcataatcataatcataatcataatcataatgaAGGTATGTTTGGTGAAATAAActtccattaaaaaaagaaaacaaagatgagtAGAAatcaaaacatacacacacacacagaaatcaaTCTGATTTAATACACCATGTTTTGATAATTAAAAGAATGTAGGTGTGTctaactgaaaaatatttctctacGGCGTTATTTTTAATAGATAATCATCGATGTGTGATATCAATTGATCTTGATGTCATAGTTAAGGGAGGCTATCGCATGTATGTCAAACTAATCACGAGTGGGGTTACGTCCCTTTATCAATCAATTGAag encodes the following:
- the LOC112555934 gene encoding fucolectin-like, with the protein product MTHLVGKPFFTHLCLDTHRYTQVLFCMYLYFFSAVHASENVALRKPARIISTSYLYATADKAVDGNTDGDISHYSCTHTNDSYNNWWKVDLMGFYNITSVQLFTRTDCCPWRLQNFEVRVSDLDPTTFPSVEGQRCVFFSQQVDVAGTLLNCTRPITGRFVSLYKAADGALTICEIFVFGTKLDFSGKT